One Legionellales bacterium genomic region harbors:
- a CDS encoding AAA family ATPase, translated as MSKKPLPFVGRSQALRRLTLLLDKNAASLVVVKGRRRIGKSRLIEEFAKPYRFLSFAGLPPEKNITAQDQRDAFAKRLGLYCQFPSLRGTDWADLFQMLAEQTRTGRVIILLDEISWMAQDDPTFLGKLKNSWDLELKKNTELILILCGSVSVWIENNILSSTGYFGRIPTEINLQELSLAECNQLIESQQFRGSNYEKFQILSITGGVPWYLEQLQPGFSAEQNIKNLCFTEGGVLVKEFDRIFHDLFDEKAVIYKNIVKLLANGSLENKEIAEKLAYPRSGVLTHYLQQLTISNFITRDRCWHLRDGKYSRLSKYRLSDNYLRYYLKFIEPNLEKIERGDYETIYLGNFPGYSTTLGYQFENLVIKNRKTLFKLLEININEVLSDNPYFQHKTNRQKGCQIDYMIQTRLNTLFIIEIKFSKNTLDYSVVSEVQEKIQRLSKPHHFSTVPVLVHVNGVNDAVTDAGYFYKIIDFSELLL; from the coding sequence ATGAGTAAAAAACCACTGCCATTTGTGGGTCGAAGCCAAGCCTTACGGCGGCTTACTCTATTATTAGATAAAAATGCAGCCTCGCTGGTGGTGGTCAAGGGGCGAAGACGAATTGGCAAGAGTCGGTTGATTGAAGAATTTGCTAAACCCTATCGATTTTTATCTTTCGCAGGACTTCCGCCGGAAAAAAATATTACGGCTCAAGATCAACGCGATGCATTCGCAAAACGCTTAGGTTTATATTGCCAATTTCCCTCGTTAAGAGGTACTGATTGGGCTGATTTATTCCAAATGTTAGCGGAACAAACGCGAACGGGTCGCGTGATTATTTTATTGGATGAAATTTCCTGGATGGCCCAAGACGATCCCACGTTTTTAGGCAAATTAAAAAATAGTTGGGATTTAGAACTTAAAAAAAACACTGAATTGATTTTAATTTTATGTGGTTCTGTTTCAGTTTGGATTGAAAACAATATTTTAAGCAGTACTGGATATTTTGGTCGTATTCCCACTGAAATTAATTTGCAAGAATTATCTTTGGCAGAGTGTAATCAATTAATCGAATCTCAACAATTTAGGGGTAGCAACTATGAAAAATTTCAAATTCTCTCTATTACTGGTGGAGTACCTTGGTATTTAGAGCAGCTGCAACCGGGATTTAGCGCCGAACAAAATATTAAAAATTTATGTTTTACCGAAGGCGGAGTGTTAGTTAAAGAATTTGATAGAATATTTCATGATTTATTTGATGAAAAAGCTGTTATCTATAAAAATATTGTGAAGCTTTTGGCAAATGGAAGTTTAGAAAATAAAGAAATTGCCGAAAAACTTGCCTATCCCAGAAGCGGTGTATTAACCCATTATTTACAGCAATTAACGATTTCTAACTTTATTACTCGCGATCGCTGTTGGCATTTGCGAGATGGTAAATACAGTCGACTTAGTAAATATCGTCTGAGTGATAATTATTTACGATATTATTTGAAATTCATTGAACCTAACCTGGAAAAAATTGAACGTGGAGATTACGAAACTATTTATCTCGGAAATTTTCCAGGCTATTCTACAACGTTGGGTTATCAATTTGAAAATTTAGTGATTAAAAATAGAAAAACGCTTTTTAAATTATTAGAAATTAATATTAACGAGGTGCTAAGTGACAATCCTTATTTCCAACATAAAACCAATAGACAAAAAGGATGCCAAATTGATTACATGATCCAAACGCGATTAAACACCTTATTTATTATTGAAATAAAATTTTCAAAAAACACTCTTGATTATAGTGTGGTGAGTGAGGTCCAAGAAAAAATTCAACGCTTGTCTAAACCCCATCATTTTTCCACTGTTCCCGTCTTAGTGCATGTGAATGGCGTGAATGACGCAGTCACCGATGCGGGTTATTTTTATAAGATCATTGATTTTAGTGAGTTGTTGCTTTGA
- a CDS encoding YraN family protein, translating to MTNTSRHTGNYYEKIAADFLIRHGLTLTHYHYQCRGGEIDLIMQDGDYLVFVEVRYREQGGSLESIDLHKQRHLLLCAEHYLLQNNLFDKTPCRFDVIAIDGSHIEWIKNAIEQ from the coding sequence ATGACAAACACCTCACGCCATACTGGCAATTATTATGAAAAAATAGCCGCGGATTTTCTAATCCGCCACGGACTCACCCTAACCCACTATCATTATCAATGCCGCGGTGGCGAAATCGATTTAATCATGCAAGATGGTGACTATTTGGTATTTGTTGAAGTTCGCTATCGCGAACAAGGCGGCAGTTTAGAAAGTATCGATCTTCATAAACAACGTCATTTACTATTGTGTGCGGAACATTATTTACTGCAAAATAATCTATTCGATAAAACACCGTGCCGATTTGATGTAATTGCGATTGACGGCTCTCACATCGAATGGATCAAAAATGCTATTGAACAATAA
- a CDS encoding FAD-binding protein produces the protein MMNLIHEFKKSVSLEQILTEKSELIPYSFDYSGKHCLPLAVILVHSHEEVVNIVKTCAEHAIPIVARGRGTGTPGGAVPVGNGIVLSFERMQTIIHIDPANRVMQAETGVLNSEIQHAAQAHGFFWAPDPSSFQACTLGGNLAYNSAGPRALKYGSTRENVLGLTAVTGTGETITCGVYTTKGVVGYDLTRLIIGSEGTLALITKATLKLLPLPQTKICLQLFYQSLEEATHAVSAIMAQPVIPYALEFIDDFALQLIRENTTVEIPANAAAMLMIELDGLPSMMNDAVQSIYTAANHAGLLVFKHATAKKDVEQLWQARRSLSPILRSISPKKISEDIVVPVSRLADFVRFTQTLSQKYQIKMVNYGHAGNGNIHANILIDEHNPHHWQQVNPLLTELFDYVLSIQGTLSGEHGVGLEKRDFIAKELDHNALKLMRAIKQQFDPFNILNPGKLLPDEH, from the coding sequence ATGATGAATCTCATTCATGAATTTAAAAAAAGTGTCTCCCTCGAACAAATTCTTACCGAAAAAAGCGAATTAATTCCGTATTCATTTGATTACAGTGGCAAACACTGTTTACCACTTGCCGTAATTTTAGTGCATTCGCATGAAGAGGTGGTGAATATTGTAAAAACGTGTGCGGAGCACGCCATCCCCATTGTCGCACGCGGTCGCGGTACGGGTACGCCAGGAGGAGCCGTTCCGGTTGGCAATGGTATTGTTTTATCGTTTGAGCGCATGCAAACCATTATTCATATTGATCCTGCAAATCGAGTCATGCAAGCTGAAACGGGCGTCTTAAATAGTGAAATTCAACATGCCGCACAAGCACACGGATTTTTTTGGGCACCCGATCCGTCTAGTTTTCAAGCGTGCACCTTAGGCGGAAATTTAGCCTATAATTCAGCAGGCCCCCGCGCACTGAAATACGGCAGCACGCGCGAAAATGTGTTGGGTTTAACCGCTGTTACTGGCACGGGTGAAACCATCACCTGTGGCGTCTATACCACGAAAGGAGTTGTTGGTTATGATTTAACGCGTTTAATTATTGGTTCTGAAGGCACCCTCGCTTTAATTACCAAAGCGACGTTAAAATTATTACCACTGCCCCAGACGAAAATCTGTTTACAATTATTCTATCAATCCTTAGAAGAAGCCACGCACGCGGTGAGTGCTATTATGGCGCAACCCGTTATACCGTATGCCTTAGAATTTATCGATGATTTTGCGTTGCAATTAATTCGTGAAAATACCACTGTCGAAATACCCGCAAACGCAGCAGCCATGCTCATGATCGAACTCGATGGCCTGCCCTCGATGATGAACGATGCGGTGCAATCGATTTATACGGCAGCGAATCATGCGGGTTTACTCGTTTTTAAACACGCGACTGCAAAAAAAGACGTGGAACAACTTTGGCAAGCCAGACGATCGCTTTCGCCAATTTTACGCAGCATTTCGCCAAAAAAAATTAGTGAAGATATTGTGGTACCCGTCTCACGCTTAGCGGATTTTGTTCGTTTCACCCAAACGTTATCGCAAAAATACCAAATTAAAATGGTGAACTATGGTCATGCGGGTAACGGCAATATTCACGCTAATATTTTAATTGATGAACATAATCCTCATCATTGGCAACAGGTTAATCCTTTGTTAACTGAGTTATTCGATTATGTGTTATCAATCCAGGGCACGCTTTCGGGTGAACATGGCGTGGGTCTTGAAAAACGCGACTTTATTGCCAAAGAATTAGATCACAATGCTCTTAAGTTAATGCGTGCGATTAAACAACAATTCGATCCCTTTAATATTTTAAATCCTGGAAAATTATTACCCGATGAACACTAA
- the lipB gene encoding lipoyl(octanoyl) transferase LipB, translating into MNTKSLIIREFDLLDYATAFNDMRVFTETRDENTPDELWFLQHPAVFTQGMNGKPEHILNTTHIPIIQTDRGGQITYHGPGQLVIYPLFDLRRTQLGVRNLVSQLENIVIDLLSEFNISAVANANARGVYVNGAKIASIGLRIKRHCSYHGVALNVNMDLTPFAEINPCGYHGLKMTQIADFNPQVKVKSVIEKIKPMFMERFGYC; encoded by the coding sequence ATGAACACTAAATCACTCATTATTCGTGAATTTGATTTACTCGACTACGCCACCGCATTCAACGATATGCGGGTATTTACCGAAACGCGCGATGAAAATACACCGGATGAATTATGGTTTTTACAACACCCTGCCGTTTTTACGCAGGGGATGAATGGAAAACCGGAGCATATTTTAAATACGACCCACATTCCCATTATTCAAACCGATCGTGGTGGACAAATCACTTATCACGGACCCGGCCAATTAGTGATTTATCCCTTATTTGATTTACGTCGCACGCAATTAGGCGTGCGCAACCTCGTTAGTCAATTAGAAAATATCGTAATTGATTTATTAAGCGAATTTAACATTTCTGCTGTTGCTAACGCGAATGCGCGTGGCGTTTATGTCAATGGTGCAAAAATCGCCTCGATTGGTTTACGCATCAAACGGCATTGTTCGTATCATGGCGTGGCCTTAAATGTCAATATGGATTTAACCCCATTTGCCGAGATTAACCCCTGCGGCTATCACGGCCTTAAAATGACCCAAATCGCCGATTTTAATCCGCAGGTCAAGGTAAAATCCGTAATTGAAAAAATAAAACCTATGTTTATGGAGCGTTTTGGTTATTGCTGA
- a CDS encoding Re/Si-specific NAD(P)(+) transhydrogenase subunit alpha produces the protein MIRIAIPKESLAGEKRVALTPNLITHYQTLSAQLTLEHDAGALAHYPNRLYHDIAIAKNLKDTASDATIILKVRAPSAKELACYPDHSILIGMLSPHNNHELELYCKKNITSFALELLPRITRAQSMDVLSSQASCAGYFSALLAAQHLPRFFPMLTTAAGTIKPAQILVIGAGVAGLQAIATVKRLGAMVEAYDIRPEAREQVESLGAKMVKLNINATSQGGYARELTPEEQQLQRDILTQHVAKAECVITTASVPGRLAPKIITKDMVEHMQPGSVIIDIAAEQGGNCELTQCDNIITHHDVLIVGATHLPSYLAKDASHLYARNLFNFLQLICHDGKIIINREDEILNSCLLTHQGEITYTKNSPHLQGVST, from the coding sequence GTGATTAGAATTGCGATCCCCAAGGAATCTCTAGCAGGGGAAAAGCGCGTCGCGTTAACACCCAATTTAATAACACACTATCAAACATTATCGGCGCAATTAACCTTAGAGCACGATGCTGGTGCTTTGGCACATTATCCAAATCGCTTATATCACGATATTGCGATTGCCAAAAATTTAAAAGATACCGCCAGTGACGCCACTATTATTCTTAAAGTTCGCGCTCCGAGTGCGAAAGAATTGGCTTGTTATCCTGACCACAGCATTTTAATTGGCATGCTCTCTCCGCATAATAATCACGAGCTTGAATTATATTGCAAAAAAAATATCACCAGTTTTGCCTTAGAATTATTACCCCGCATCACTCGGGCGCAAAGCATGGATGTTTTATCCTCACAAGCTTCCTGCGCAGGTTATTTCAGCGCTTTGCTCGCAGCCCAGCATTTACCGCGATTTTTTCCCATGTTAACCACCGCGGCTGGCACCATAAAACCCGCACAAATTTTAGTAATTGGCGCAGGCGTGGCGGGCTTACAAGCCATTGCGACAGTAAAACGTTTGGGTGCGATGGTTGAAGCCTACGATATTCGCCCAGAGGCGCGCGAACAAGTGGAATCACTCGGCGCTAAAATGGTCAAACTCAACATTAATGCCACCAGTCAAGGTGGTTACGCGCGCGAATTAACGCCGGAAGAACAACAATTGCAACGTGATATCTTAACGCAGCATGTGGCGAAAGCAGAGTGCGTGATAACGACAGCCTCTGTGCCAGGTCGTCTTGCTCCTAAAATAATTACCAAAGACATGGTAGAACACATGCAACCGGGCAGTGTGATTATTGATATTGCAGCAGAACAAGGCGGTAATTGTGAATTAACCCAGTGCGATAATATTATTACGCATCACGATGTTTTAATTGTCGGCGCGACTCATTTACCCAGTTACCTAGCTAAAGACGCCAGTCATTTATACGCGAGAAATCTATTTAATTTTTTACAATTAATTTGTCACGATGGAAAAATAATCATTAATCGCGAGGATGAGATTTTAAACTCGTGCTTATTAACCCATCAAGGTGAAATCACCTACACAAAAAATTCACCCCATTTACAAGGAGTATCCACATGA
- a CDS encoding phosphoheptose isomerase, with protein MESAVERVKHAFSESIQTKINTIEQLAEEIAQASQLFADALVAGHKILSCGNGGSAADAQHFAGEMLNRFEVERPSLPALALTTDTSTLTAIANDYSYNEVFAKQIRALGQAGDCLLAISTSGNSPNVIAAIQAAHERSMIVVALTGREGGDIAALLHPQDIELRVPAQSTPRIQETHLLIIHCLCDLIDHHLFGAG; from the coding sequence ATGGAATCAGCAGTTGAACGGGTTAAACATGCTTTTAGCGAAAGTATTCAAACTAAAATTAATACAATCGAACAATTAGCCGAGGAAATTGCACAAGCAAGCCAATTATTCGCCGATGCTTTAGTCGCTGGCCACAAAATTTTAAGCTGTGGCAATGGTGGATCGGCTGCCGATGCGCAACATTTCGCGGGTGAAATGTTAAACCGCTTTGAAGTAGAACGTCCAAGCTTGCCGGCACTCGCTTTAACCACAGATACTTCAACGTTAACCGCCATTGCCAACGATTATAGTTACAATGAAGTCTTTGCCAAACAAATTCGCGCGCTCGGTCAAGCGGGCGATTGTTTACTCGCCATTTCTACCAGTGGCAATTCACCCAATGTCATTGCCGCCATTCAAGCGGCACATGAACGCAGCATGATCGTGGTTGCTTTAACGGGTCGTGAAGGTGGAGATATTGCCGCACTCTTGCATCCGCAAGATATCGAATTACGCGTGCCGGCGCAAAGCACACCGCGCATTCAAGAAACGCATTTATTAATCATTCATTGTTTATGTGATTTAATTGATCATCATTTATTTGGAGCAGGCTAA
- a CDS encoding BON domain-containing protein, translating to MKKIIVSLLIALSLQGCVAVFVAGAAAGGLMVYDRRSIKTFTQDNQIQSEVFNRVNQIPAVKNQCHVVVAAFNHAVLITGQVPNPELNSQILEIARTTPMVRHVYNELEAIAPTSSITRTSDSWITTKVRSMMLSRKGLSSSQIKVVTENGVVYLMGIVTANQANLAVDTARRVAGVQKVVKLFEYNNG from the coding sequence ATGAAAAAAATAATTGTCAGTTTATTAATTGCACTTTCATTACAAGGTTGTGTTGCAGTGTTTGTGGCGGGTGCAGCTGCAGGTGGTTTAATGGTCTATGATCGTCGTAGTATCAAAACCTTTACACAAGATAATCAAATTCAATCCGAAGTGTTTAATCGCGTTAACCAAATTCCTGCCGTTAAAAATCAATGTCATGTGGTGGTTGCTGCCTTTAATCACGCAGTATTAATCACAGGCCAAGTACCAAACCCTGAGTTAAATTCGCAAATCTTAGAAATTGCGCGCACGACTCCTATGGTAAGACATGTGTATAACGAACTAGAAGCCATTGCGCCAACCTCTTCTATCACACGTACCAGCGATTCGTGGATCACCACTAAAGTACGTTCGATGATGTTAAGTCGCAAAGGTTTAAGCTCCAGTCAAATTAAAGTCGTCACCGAAAATGGGGTGGTGTATTTAATGGGAATCGTCACAGCAAACCAAGCCAATTTAGCTGTGGATACGGCAAGACGAGTGGCTGGCGTGCAAAAAGTGGTAAAACTTTTTGAATACAACAATGGTTAA
- a CDS encoding BON domain-containing protein: protein MNTTMVKYCIAVIWAINLCACSTVFTAANSVYHRNSLLDSIKTIHINHRINVLIYQHPALHRANVNATTFDHDVLLTGQVPTLQLKQEAQQLAQHVSGVSEVINYLRIAPNVDNATEVHDNWLTTKIKTQIIANDTLHPDQIKIISENGEVFLFGIMTREEADIALRIAKNTQGVKKVIPVFRYIRVDRAYDESHS from the coding sequence TTGAATACAACAATGGTTAAATATTGTATTGCGGTGATCTGGGCAATTAATTTGTGTGCCTGCTCTACGGTGTTTACGGCAGCAAATAGTGTCTATCACCGCAATAGTTTACTCGATAGTATTAAAACTATTCATATTAATCATCGAATTAATGTCTTAATTTACCAACATCCAGCATTGCATCGTGCGAATGTCAATGCCACCACCTTCGATCATGACGTATTACTCACTGGCCAAGTTCCTACTTTGCAATTAAAACAAGAGGCACAACAATTAGCGCAACACGTAAGTGGAGTGAGTGAAGTGATCAATTATTTACGGATTGCACCGAATGTTGATAATGCCACCGAAGTTCACGATAATTGGCTAACCACCAAAATTAAAACCCAAATTATCGCTAACGATACTTTGCACCCAGATCAAATTAAAATTATTAGTGAAAATGGCGAAGTATTTTTATTCGGTATCATGACACGTGAAGAAGCCGATATTGCCCTGCGCATTGCTAAAAATACTCAAGGTGTAAAAAAGGTCATTCCAGTGTTTCGCTATATACGGGTTGATAGAGCTTATGATGAATCTCATTCATGA